The Candidatus Denitrolinea symbiosum DNA window AGGTAATCCAAGACATAGCGGTGGCTGCCGTGAAAGGTTTCGATAAAGCGACGGAGGTCGTTCGGGTTTTGAAGAGCCAGCCCCGCCAGCTGCAAGCCCACGGCCCAGCCCTCGGTGCGCTCCTCCAGCATGGTCGCAACCTCCTCAGGCAGGTCCAGTTTCATGGAGCGAAGGAATTGGTTTGTTTCCTCCCGCGTGAAGCGCAGATTTTGCGCGCGGATCTCGGTCATTTGCGCGTGTGCGCGCATCCGCGCCAGCGGGAAGGGCGGATCCTGGCGGGCGCTGATAACCAGATGAACGTTTTCGGGCAGCCGTTCGACGAAGCGCGCCAGGACTTCATGGATTTGCGGGTTGTTGATAACGTGATAGTCGTCGAGAGCCACGATCACGGGACGCTGAAGTTCGGTCAGGTCGTTGATCAGCGCATCCACAACCGCAGCAGGCGATGGGAGCTGCCCCATTTCAAGCAGAGGTCGGACTTCCCTCCCCAGGCTTTCATCCGCACGACTGAAGGTGGAAACCCAGTAGCCCAAAAAGCGGTTGAGCTCATTATCCTCCTCATCCAGCGAAAGCCATGCGCATGGTAAATCATTCCTCCGGGAATGGAGCCAGGCGCCGAGGAGCGTCGTCTTTCCGTACCCGGCAGGGGCGGAGATTAGGATCAGCTTATGCTTCGCGCTAAGCCCCTTCTCCAACAACTCGATCAGACGCGGACGCGCCACGCCGTCTGCCCGCCCGCCGGGAATGTGAAATTTCGTCTCGAGCAATCCTTTGACCATACCCGATCAATTATATATGGAGACACGGCTTTTTCGTGCTGGAACAACTTCCCCTTTATTTTTGACGCTGTTGTTGAGTTGTTTTGGTGAAATCTTCAATCCCATACCCGCCTTCCACCAACTCCTTCAATCTCTGCACGAAGCGCGCCGCGGGAGCGCCGTCCACGATATCGTGGTCAACGCTGACCGTCACGCATAGAAACTCGCGGTTCTCCAATTGGCCGTTCTTCAAAACAGGTTTTTCGGAAATGCCGCCCAACGTGACTTGCAGCGTGTGATTGGAAACGGGGATCCCCCAGCCGCCGCCGTCGCCGAACATGCCGACCGCGGTCAACGAAACGGTGCCGCTCATTTCTTTCCGCAAGCGCGGGCGCTGGAAAAGCATTCCCAGAATCAAGCGGCGGACGAATGAGGGCAGGTACACGAACCATCCGATGAAATTTGCTTCCCGCCCGCGCCCGTTGTCCTGTTGAAAAGACCGGAGCTCCTCATGGATCTCTCGCAGGCTTTTCCGATTGACCGCCCGAATGATGTGCGGACGAATGACCTGGCGCCCCTCTGCTTCCACCTCGAACATGGTGTTCACGTCCACGTCATTGAAAATGACGAGCCTGTCCCACCAGGCGCGGTAGGCTTGCATCTGTTTGTTTGTGTTCACTGCCTGCCCGAGGCAAACCATGACGAACGCCGTAAATGAAAGCGCCTCGCCGGTCTTGGCTTTGTGCTC harbors:
- a CDS encoding dehydrogenase, with the translated sequence MNEEYQITPFPKIRRLMVDGGRLARQKHLVHGLVEMDVTHARRMIKEHKAKTGEALSFTAFVMVCLGQAVNTNKQMQAYRAWWDRLVIFNDVDVNTMFEVEAEGRQVIRPHIIRAVNRKSLREIHEELRSFQQDNGRGREANFIGWFVYLPSFVRRLILGMLFQRPRLRKEMSGTVSLTAVGMFGDGGGWGIPVSNHTLQVTLGGISEKPVLKNGQLENREFLCVTVSVDHDIVDGAPAARFVQRLKELVEGGYGIEDFTKTTQQQRQK